A single region of the Streptomyces sp. NBC_01262 genome encodes:
- a CDS encoding medium chain dehydrogenase/reductase family protein, with translation MNAEGLVEVVLPGKVEPEGLQLRHGAVPVAGPGQVVIRMEATGVSFAEQQMRRGRYYDQPAFPFVPGYDLVGTVIATGEGVEPGLAGTRVAALVKVGGWASHVVVEAADAVPVPDGVGAAEAETLVVNGITAWQMLHGKARIRAGQTIVVHGANGGVGSVLVQLAQAAGVKVIGTASARHHDALREQGVVPVDYRAGDVAARIRELAPGGVDAVFDHVGGRGIVDSWQLLAPGGTLVSYGSASTRDDEGSKQLPVLKLLGRVWLWNALPNRRRAYFFNVWAGRALAKNRFQARLRADLTQVFTALQRGEVTVQIAAQLPLTKIADALRLAESGTVAGKVVLTP, from the coding sequence ATGAACGCCGAAGGACTCGTCGAGGTCGTCCTGCCGGGCAAGGTGGAGCCGGAAGGGCTGCAGCTCAGGCACGGGGCCGTGCCCGTCGCGGGCCCCGGGCAGGTCGTGATCCGGATGGAGGCGACCGGGGTCTCGTTCGCCGAGCAGCAGATGCGCCGCGGCCGGTACTACGACCAGCCGGCGTTCCCGTTCGTGCCGGGCTACGACCTGGTCGGGACCGTGATCGCGACCGGCGAGGGCGTCGAGCCGGGGCTGGCCGGGACCCGGGTGGCGGCGCTGGTGAAGGTCGGCGGCTGGGCCAGCCATGTGGTCGTCGAGGCGGCGGACGCGGTGCCGGTGCCCGACGGGGTCGGCGCGGCGGAGGCGGAAACGCTGGTCGTCAACGGCATCACGGCCTGGCAGATGCTGCACGGCAAGGCACGCATCCGCGCGGGGCAGACCATCGTGGTGCACGGCGCGAACGGCGGCGTCGGCTCGGTGCTGGTGCAGCTCGCGCAGGCCGCGGGTGTGAAGGTGATCGGCACGGCGTCCGCCCGCCACCATGACGCCCTACGGGAGCAGGGGGTCGTCCCCGTCGACTACCGCGCCGGGGATGTCGCCGCGCGCATCCGCGAGCTGGCCCCGGGTGGGGTGGACGCCGTGTTCGACCACGTCGGCGGCCGGGGCATCGTCGACTCCTGGCAGCTCCTCGCGCCCGGCGGCACGCTCGTCTCGTACGGCAGCGCCTCAACCCGGGACGACGAGGGTTCCAAGCAGTTGCCAGTGCTCAAGCTGCTCGGCCGGGTGTGGCTGTGGAACGCGCTGCCCAACCGCCGCCGGGCCTATTTCTTCAACGTCTGGGCCGGGCGGGCCCTGGCCAAGAACCGGTTCCAGGCACGGCTGCGCGCCGACCTCACCCAGGTCTTCACGGCCCTGCAGCGCGGTGAGGTCACCGTCCAGATCGCCGCCCAGCTCCCGCTCACCAAGATCGCCGACGCCCTGCGGCTGGCCGAGTCCGGCACCGTCGCCGGAAAGGTCGTACTGACCCCGTGA
- a CDS encoding gluconokinase, which produces MAPLVVVMGVSGSGKSTVGALLAQRLALPYAEADDLHPPSNIAKMAAGIPLDDTDRAPWLDRVAAWLGSAGGGAEGGVVTCSALRRRYRDRLRADAPDAFFLHLDGSEELIGRRLAARTGHFMPPGLLRSQFEALDPLDADENGVTVPVDASPEEITRRALAAVVEFTGSVRPFRRRCRTRPAAGRRRSW; this is translated from the coding sequence ATGGCCCCGCTGGTGGTCGTCATGGGCGTGTCCGGCTCCGGCAAGTCGACGGTCGGCGCCCTGCTCGCCCAACGCCTCGCACTGCCGTACGCCGAGGCCGACGACCTCCACCCGCCGTCCAACATCGCCAAGATGGCGGCGGGGATACCACTGGACGACACCGACCGGGCGCCCTGGCTCGACCGGGTCGCCGCCTGGCTGGGCAGTGCCGGGGGCGGCGCCGAGGGTGGTGTCGTCACGTGCTCGGCTCTGCGCCGCCGTTACCGGGACCGGCTGCGGGCGGACGCCCCGGATGCGTTCTTTCTCCACCTCGACGGCTCCGAGGAACTCATCGGACGCCGACTGGCCGCACGCACCGGCCACTTCATGCCGCCCGGCCTCCTGCGCTCCCAGTTCGAGGCACTGGACCCGCTGGACGCGGACGAGAACGGTGTGACGGTGCCCGTAGACGCCTCGCCGGAGGAGATCACCCGCCGTGCGCTCGCTGCCGTCGTCGAGTTCACGGGGTCAGTACGACCTTTCCGGCGACGGTGCCGGACTCGGCCAGCCGCAGGGCGTCGGCGATCTTGGTGA
- a CDS encoding 4-carboxy-4-hydroxy-2-oxoadipate aldolase/oxaloacetate decarboxylase: MLRVNTKFDRPDPVLVERLSEYSSATIHEAQGRLGALSSKIKPVDDAMSLCGPAFTVRCAPRDNIMLQVAIAYARPGDVIVVSAGEYAEAGSFGDVLANACVSKGLGGLITDTGVRDTQELRELGFPVFSLGVSIKGTVKETVGPMAEPVLIGGEIIRPGDVVRGDADGVVVVRREDLGEAVRASQERVDAEAGFIEAYRAGKSVIEVSNLAAVLEAKGLVIDDQEV, encoded by the coding sequence ATGCTGCGCGTCAACACCAAATTCGACCGCCCCGACCCGGTGCTGGTCGAGCGGCTGAGCGAGTACTCGTCCGCCACCATCCACGAGGCACAGGGCAGGCTCGGCGCCCTGAGCTCGAAGATCAAACCCGTCGACGACGCCATGTCGCTGTGCGGGCCCGCGTTCACGGTGCGCTGCGCTCCCCGGGACAACATCATGCTCCAGGTCGCCATCGCGTACGCCCGGCCCGGCGACGTCATCGTGGTGTCCGCCGGTGAATACGCCGAGGCCGGGTCCTTCGGCGACGTACTGGCCAACGCCTGCGTGTCCAAGGGCCTCGGCGGCCTGATCACCGACACCGGCGTCCGCGACACCCAGGAACTGCGCGAACTCGGATTCCCGGTGTTCTCCCTCGGCGTCTCCATCAAGGGGACCGTCAAGGAGACCGTCGGCCCCATGGCGGAGCCCGTACTGATCGGCGGCGAGATCATCCGCCCGGGCGACGTGGTGCGCGGTGACGCGGACGGCGTCGTGGTGGTGCGGCGCGAAGATTTGGGCGAAGCCGTCCGCGCGTCCCAGGAGCGCGTCGATGCCGAGGCCGGGTTCATCGAGGCCTATCGCGCCGGCAAGAGCGTCATCGAGGTCAGCAACCTCGCCGCCGTTCTCGAAGCGAAGGGCCTGGTCATCGACGATCAGGAGGTGTGA
- a CDS encoding aspartate transaminase, whose product MTLAQRVDRIKPSPSTAAAQRVRELKAQGHEILDLTVGEPDFDTPDHVKAAAIEAIGRGETKYTPVNGTPQLRAAISDKLYARHGLRYPVDRITVGGGAKQIIYLALTATLDAGDEVIIPAPYWVSYPDMVLANDGTPVVVPCPEADGFKLTPQRLEAAITDSTRWVILNAPNNPTGAAYTTGELRALAEVLLAHPHVLVLTDEIYDEIWYEPGLPPTIVGVEPRLAERVFLTNGVSKTYAMTGWRIGYGAGPAELVGAVNKLQSQISSCPSSISQAAATAALTGDQRFIRDCVAVYQARRDETVKLLTDIPGLTCTAPSGGFYVLVGCGGLLGRRTPAGEEIRDDEGFARHLLESQGVAVIHGAAYGSLGYFRISFATSSAVLTESCRRIARACADLS is encoded by the coding sequence ATGACCCTCGCCCAGCGGGTCGACCGCATCAAGCCCTCGCCCAGCACTGCCGCCGCCCAGCGCGTACGCGAACTCAAGGCGCAGGGCCACGAGATCCTCGACCTCACTGTCGGCGAGCCCGACTTCGACACCCCCGACCACGTCAAGGCCGCCGCGATCGAGGCCATCGGGCGCGGCGAGACCAAGTACACGCCCGTCAACGGCACTCCGCAGCTGCGCGCCGCCATCTCCGACAAGCTGTACGCCCGCCACGGGCTGCGCTACCCGGTGGACCGGATCACCGTGGGCGGCGGGGCGAAGCAGATCATCTACCTCGCCCTGACGGCCACCCTGGACGCCGGCGACGAGGTCATCATCCCGGCCCCGTACTGGGTGTCCTACCCGGACATGGTGCTCGCCAACGACGGCACACCGGTCGTCGTCCCCTGCCCCGAGGCCGACGGATTCAAGCTCACGCCACAGCGGCTGGAAGCGGCGATCACCGACTCGACGCGCTGGGTCATCCTCAACGCCCCCAACAACCCCACGGGCGCCGCCTACACCACCGGCGAACTCCGCGCCCTCGCCGAGGTGTTGCTCGCCCACCCCCACGTCCTGGTGCTCACCGACGAGATCTACGACGAGATCTGGTACGAGCCGGGGCTGCCCCCCACCATCGTCGGAGTCGAACCGCGCCTGGCCGAGCGGGTGTTCCTCACCAATGGCGTCTCCAAGACCTACGCCATGACCGGCTGGCGGATCGGCTACGGCGCGGGCCCGGCGGAGCTGGTCGGCGCCGTCAACAAGCTGCAGTCGCAGATCTCGTCCTGCCCCTCGTCGATCAGCCAGGCCGCCGCGACCGCCGCGCTCACCGGCGACCAGCGCTTCATCCGCGACTGCGTCGCCGTCTACCAGGCCCGGCGGGACGAGACGGTGAAGCTGCTGACCGACATCCCCGGCCTGACCTGCACCGCGCCGAGCGGCGGCTTCTACGTGCTCGTGGGCTGCGGCGGGCTGCTCGGCAGGCGCACCCCGGCAGGGGAGGAGATCCGTGACGACGAGGGATTCGCCCGCCACCTGCTCGAATCGCAGGGGGTGGCGGTGATCCACGGCGCGGCCTACGGATCGCTTGGCTACTTCCGCATCTCCTTCGCGACTTCGAGCGCCGTCCTGACCGAGTCGTGCCGGCGCATAGCCCGCGCCTGCGCCGACCTTTCCTGA
- a CDS encoding SDR family oxidoreductase: MPFSDYKTALVTGASTGIGAVVVERLAKQGLDVHAVARNADRLDDLARRTGCTPHAVDITDTAALTELVRGIEGGVDVLVNNAGVSRSGNILTADEFAIDEQIAVNVQAVLHLVRLVMPGMVERDLGHIVNISSIAAVYNFGGNTIYHATKAAVHTLSRQLRVDGYGRRIRVTEICPGRVETEIFGRLLGDMEEAQRLYYDGYESLKPEDIADAIEYAVGSPRHVNIGHLEIMPTFQVPGGLNFERRAD; this comes from the coding sequence ATGCCCTTCTCCGACTACAAGACCGCCCTCGTGACCGGTGCCTCGACCGGGATCGGAGCGGTGGTCGTCGAGCGCCTCGCCAAGCAGGGACTCGACGTCCACGCCGTGGCCCGCAACGCCGACCGGCTCGACGACCTGGCCCGGCGTACGGGATGCACACCGCACGCCGTCGACATCACGGACACCGCCGCACTGACCGAACTCGTGCGGGGCATCGAGGGAGGCGTCGACGTACTCGTCAACAACGCCGGCGTCTCCCGGTCCGGGAACATCCTCACCGCCGACGAGTTCGCCATCGACGAGCAGATCGCGGTCAACGTGCAGGCGGTGCTGCATCTCGTACGCCTGGTCATGCCGGGGATGGTCGAGCGCGACCTCGGGCACATCGTCAACATCAGCTCGATCGCCGCCGTCTACAACTTCGGCGGCAACACGATCTACCACGCCACCAAGGCCGCAGTGCACACCCTCTCCCGTCAGCTCCGCGTCGACGGGTACGGGCGGCGCATCCGCGTCACCGAGATCTGCCCCGGCCGCGTGGAGACGGAGATCTTCGGCCGGCTGCTCGGCGACATGGAAGAGGCCCAGCGCCTCTACTACGACGGCTACGAGTCGCTCAAGCCGGAGGACATCGCCGACGCGATCGAGTACGCCGTCGGCTCGCCGCGCCACGTCAACATCGGGCACCTGGAGATCATGCCGACCTTCCAGGTGCCCGGCGGCCTCAACTTCGAGCGGCGGGCCGACTGA
- a CDS encoding MFS transporter produces the protein MATVAAQPIPNTVDSRTARKVTLAGCVGIFAELYDNGIFGFMAGTLGAVFFPDSANAVQLVFLGYAVSFFFRPLGGVICGHLGDRIGRQRMLVFVIMLISVATAAIGLLPTYASIGIAAPALLILLRVMQGFSVGGEASGAMSFLAEHAPEGKRGLYTSYAQIASFLSLLTGTLIAAALTSGLGADRMESYGWRIPFLLAIPLGITGIYIRKRISDTPNFTRLQESGGLSRNPLKEAFSSAEHRRAMLLALFIPLMNGSGYYVLFGYMPTFMNTELHFSKVQGLLVTATSLVAISIAIPYMGRLSDRIGRKKVLSAAAIAMAIAGIPCYLLIGTGSVPLAALGACIMAVIFAGHTGVIHILLVELFPTRVRYSAYGLGYNVSAALFGGTAPLLMTYLISETGNVNMPAFYAVITALGTLIAVSRVKDRAHLPLRDA, from the coding sequence ATGGCCACTGTGGCCGCACAACCGATCCCCAACACCGTCGATTCCAGAACCGCCCGCAAGGTCACCCTCGCCGGCTGCGTCGGCATCTTCGCCGAGCTCTACGACAACGGCATCTTCGGCTTCATGGCGGGCACCCTCGGCGCCGTCTTCTTCCCGGACTCGGCCAACGCCGTCCAGCTCGTCTTCCTCGGCTACGCCGTCTCGTTCTTCTTCCGCCCGCTCGGCGGCGTCATCTGCGGCCACCTCGGCGACCGCATCGGCCGGCAGCGGATGCTCGTCTTCGTCATCATGCTGATCAGCGTCGCGACGGCGGCGATCGGCCTGCTGCCGACGTACGCGAGCATCGGCATCGCCGCTCCCGCGCTGCTGATCCTGCTCCGCGTCATGCAGGGCTTCTCGGTCGGCGGCGAGGCCTCCGGCGCGATGAGCTTCCTCGCCGAGCACGCCCCCGAGGGCAAGCGCGGCCTCTACACCAGCTACGCGCAGATAGCCTCCTTCCTCTCCCTGCTCACCGGAACGCTCATCGCGGCCGCGCTGACCAGCGGCCTCGGCGCGGACCGCATGGAGTCGTACGGCTGGCGCATCCCGTTCCTGCTGGCCATCCCGCTGGGCATCACCGGCATCTACATCCGCAAGCGCATCAGCGACACCCCGAACTTCACCCGCCTCCAGGAGAGCGGCGGCCTGTCGAGGAACCCGCTGAAGGAGGCCTTCTCCTCCGCCGAGCACCGCCGGGCGATGCTGCTGGCCCTGTTCATCCCGCTGATGAACGGCTCCGGCTACTACGTGCTGTTCGGCTACATGCCGACGTTCATGAACACCGAGCTGCACTTCAGCAAGGTGCAGGGCCTGCTCGTCACCGCGACCAGCCTGGTGGCCATCTCCATCGCCATCCCCTACATGGGCAGGCTCTCCGACCGGATCGGGCGCAAGAAGGTCCTCTCGGCCGCCGCCATCGCCATGGCGATCGCCGGGATCCCCTGTTACCTGCTGATCGGCACCGGCAGCGTCCCACTGGCCGCGCTGGGCGCCTGCATCATGGCGGTCATCTTCGCCGGCCACACCGGCGTCATCCACATCCTGCTGGTCGAGCTCTTCCCGACCCGGGTGCGCTACTCCGCCTACGGTCTCGGCTACAACGTCTCCGCCGCCCTCTTCGGCGGCACCGCGCCCCTGCTGATGACGTATCTGATCAGCGAGACCGGCAACGTCAACATGCCCGCCTTCTACGCGGTCATCACCGCGCTCGGCACGCTCATCGCGGTGTCCCGGGTCAAGGACAGGGCACACCTGCCGCTGCGCGACGCGTAG
- a CDS encoding biotin-dependent carboxyltransferase family protein, whose amino-acid sequence MADTFTVHRAGLTAVQDLGRLGRSRYGLPVNGALDQYSARVANVLTGNDEGAPLLEITALDFACTPSTDVLVALTGAPADLTVGGIPRPRWEPVLVPAGETIRVTGIRLGVRAYLAVHGSVESPFLLGSCAPDTILGFGRSLRDGDELALRAQLPQIDHPVFGIPLFRLHAAVPRFAASWTVDVTDGPDLAEFGDSADRLLRSEFTVTPQSNHIGLRMRGGKPGDVPRRVATGEVLSRGVPVGAVEVPAGDELLVLHRGRGVTAGYPVLAVVTSTGLSALGQARPGQFVRFRRRTVAEAVAAYRLQRSGIDALRARVRTVFDALRIPDPALPLSSLPRPRK is encoded by the coding sequence ATGGCTGACACCTTCACTGTCCACCGCGCCGGGCTCACGGCGGTCCAGGACCTCGGGCGGCTGGGCCGCTCCCGCTACGGCCTGCCGGTCAACGGCGCGCTCGACCAGTACTCCGCCCGCGTCGCCAACGTCCTGACCGGCAACGACGAAGGCGCCCCGCTGCTGGAGATCACCGCCCTCGACTTCGCCTGCACGCCCTCGACCGACGTCCTCGTCGCGCTGACCGGCGCCCCCGCCGACCTCACCGTCGGTGGCATTCCGCGACCGCGCTGGGAGCCCGTCCTGGTCCCGGCCGGCGAGACGATCCGCGTCACCGGCATCCGGCTCGGCGTACGCGCGTACCTCGCCGTGCACGGCTCGGTGGAGTCGCCGTTCCTGCTGGGCAGTTGCGCTCCCGACACGATCCTCGGGTTCGGGCGCTCGCTGCGCGACGGCGACGAACTGGCCCTGCGCGCGCAGCTCCCGCAGATCGACCATCCGGTGTTCGGCATCCCGCTGTTCCGGCTGCACGCGGCCGTGCCCCGCTTCGCCGCGTCATGGACGGTGGACGTCACCGACGGCCCCGACCTGGCGGAGTTCGGGGACTCGGCGGACCGGCTGCTGCGGTCGGAGTTCACGGTCACCCCGCAGAGCAACCACATCGGGCTGCGGATGCGCGGCGGGAAGCCCGGCGACGTGCCGCGCCGGGTCGCGACCGGCGAGGTGCTCTCGCGGGGGGTGCCGGTCGGAGCCGTCGAGGTGCCCGCCGGCGACGAACTGCTCGTCCTGCACCGGGGCCGGGGCGTCACCGCCGGGTATCCGGTGCTCGCCGTGGTCACCTCGACCGGCCTGTCCGCCCTGGGCCAGGCCCGCCCCGGGCAGTTCGTCCGCTTCCGCCGCCGCACGGTCGCCGAGGCCGTGGCCGCGTACCGCTTACAGCGCTCCGGCATCGACGCCCTGCGGGCCCGCGTACGCACGGTGTTCGACGCCCTCCGCATCCCCGATCCCGCACTGCCGCTTTCCTCCCTCCCCCGTCCCCGTAAGTGA
- a CDS encoding 5-oxoprolinase subunit B family protein: MDHGILIADCGDSAVVVRATAADADRAWQVVHALADAVEAARLDGVYGIVPAYDSLLVEFDCSDTDHDTVHRALRAAIERLDDGPAARPSPRRFTVPVVYGGEYGPDLPVVAEQLGLTEREVVELHTARDLTVRCLGAPAGAPMMDGPAFPRPVPRLASPRVSVPPGSVAVAGRQAVICPMRSPGGWPLLGRTPLRVLDLGPVRPILPGSATPGTAPRGVAGAPAGNHPADTPAPCDAPHQTPRPIRPRPAGQALDAEPLTAYRPGDTFRFVAIAPEQWDAYDGTMLAAGAAGAVAHG; this comes from the coding sequence GTGGACCACGGCATCCTCATCGCGGACTGCGGCGACTCGGCAGTCGTCGTCAGGGCGACGGCCGCCGACGCCGACCGCGCCTGGCAGGTCGTACACGCCCTGGCCGACGCGGTCGAGGCGGCCCGGCTCGACGGCGTGTACGGCATCGTCCCCGCCTACGACTCGCTGCTCGTCGAGTTCGACTGCTCCGACACCGATCACGACACCGTCCACCGCGCCCTGCGGGCCGCGATCGAGCGGCTCGACGACGGCCCGGCCGCGCGGCCCTCGCCCAGGCGGTTCACGGTCCCGGTGGTGTACGGCGGCGAGTACGGCCCCGACCTGCCCGTGGTCGCCGAGCAACTGGGCCTGACCGAGCGCGAGGTCGTGGAGCTGCACACCGCCCGGGACCTCACCGTGCGCTGCCTCGGCGCACCGGCCGGGGCCCCGATGATGGACGGCCCCGCCTTCCCGAGGCCGGTGCCGAGGCTGGCCTCGCCGCGCGTCAGCGTCCCGCCCGGGTCGGTGGCGGTGGCGGGCCGGCAGGCCGTGATCTGCCCGATGCGCTCCCCGGGCGGGTGGCCGCTGCTGGGGCGTACGCCGCTGCGCGTCCTCGACCTAGGGCCTGTCCGGCCGATCTTGCCCGGGTCCGCAACGCCTGGCACGGCACCTCGCGGCGTTGCCGGAGCGCCCGCAGGAAACCACCCTGCGGACACTCCGGCGCCTTGCGATGCACCGCACCAGACGCCGCGGCCTATCCGACCAAGACCGGCCGGACAGGCCCTAGACGCCGAGCCGCTGACCGCGTACCGGCCCGGCGACACCTTCCGGTTCGTGGCGATCGCCCCGGAGCAGTGGGACGCGTACGACGGCACGATGCTGGCGGCCGGGGCGGCCGGGGCGGTGGCCCATGGCTGA
- a CDS encoding LamB/YcsF family protein yields the protein MTHRVDLVADLGEGFGAWTMGDDEALLDVLTSANIACGFHAGDPRIMDETVSHCVARGVAVGAHPSFPDLVGFGRRAMDLSPDEVRTDVLYQVGALQAFAAAHGTRVRHVAPHGRLGNLVATRQDYARAVADAVASLDRSLIVLAQDGELADAARARGLRVGIVGIADRAYLDDGTLVPRSEPGAVIHDEREITERTVRMVTEGVIRSVGGHDIPVACDTVLLHGDTPGAVSLAHLIRKELLAAGVVIAPLTEVLDALDALEGKGA from the coding sequence ATGACACACCGAGTCGATCTCGTGGCCGACCTCGGCGAGGGATTCGGCGCCTGGACCATGGGCGACGACGAAGCGCTGCTGGATGTCCTCACCTCGGCCAACATCGCCTGCGGCTTCCACGCGGGCGACCCCCGGATCATGGACGAGACCGTAAGTCACTGCGTGGCGCGCGGTGTCGCCGTCGGTGCGCACCCCAGCTTTCCCGACCTCGTCGGCTTCGGCCGCCGCGCGATGGACCTGTCCCCGGACGAGGTCCGCACCGACGTGCTCTACCAGGTCGGCGCGCTCCAGGCCTTCGCCGCCGCGCACGGCACCCGCGTACGGCATGTGGCGCCGCACGGCCGCCTCGGCAACCTGGTCGCGACCAGGCAGGACTACGCCCGCGCGGTGGCCGACGCGGTCGCCTCCCTCGACCGTTCGCTGATCGTCCTGGCGCAGGACGGGGAGCTCGCCGACGCCGCCCGCGCCCGTGGCCTGCGCGTTGGCATCGTCGGCATCGCCGACCGGGCCTACCTCGACGACGGCACGCTGGTGCCCAGGAGCGAACCCGGCGCGGTCATCCACGACGAGCGGGAGATCACCGAGCGGACGGTCCGCATGGTGACCGAAGGGGTGATCCGCAGCGTCGGCGGCCATGACATCCCGGTCGCGTGCGACACCGTCCTGCTGCACGGCGACACTCCCGGCGCGGTCTCGCTCGCGCACCTCATACGCAAGGAGCTGCTCGCGGCGGGCGTCGTGATCGCCCCGCTGACCGAGGTGCTCGACGCGCTCGACGCGCTCGAAGGCAAAGGTGCCTGA